Proteins from one Athene noctua chromosome 20, bAthNoc1.hap1.1, whole genome shotgun sequence genomic window:
- the SCAI gene encoding protein SCAI isoform X3, protein MTEFALKEIMSSGGAEDDIPQAERKTVTDFCYLLDKSKQLFNGLRDLPQYGQKQWQSYFGRTFDVYTKLWKFQQQHRQVLDNRYGLKRWQIGEIASKIGQLYYHYYLRTSETSYLNEAFSFYSAIRQRSYYSQVNKEDRPELVVKKLRYYARFIVVCLLLNKMDVVKDLVKELSDEIEDYTHRFNTEDQVEWNLVLQEVAAFIEADPVMVLNDDNTIVITSNRLSETGAPLLEQGMIVGQLALADALIIGNCNNQVKFSELTIDMFRMLQALEREPMNLASQMNKPGMQESTEKPARRENPHKYLLYKPTFSQLYTFLAASFKELPANSVLLIYLSATGVFPSGRSDSEGPYDFGGVLTNSNRDIINGDAIHKRNQSYKEMHCLHPGDLYPFTRKPLFIIVDSSNSVAYKNFTNLFGQPLVCLLSPTAYPKALQDQSQRGSLFTLFLNNPLMAFLFVSGLSSMRRGLWEKCQDYLRKINRDIAQLLTHSRSIDQSFLQFFGDEFLRLLLTRFIFCSATMRMHKIFRQETRNYPESYPQLPRDETVENPHLQKHILELASILDVRNVFLENTLDDY, encoded by the exons GGATTTACCTCAATATGGGCAAAAGCAGTGGCAGTCCTATTTTGGGCGAACATTTGACGTTTACACCAAACTCTGGAAGTTTCAACAGCAACATCG ACAAGTATTGGACAATCGGTATGGGTTGAAGCGGTGGCAAATTGGGGAAATTGCTTCCAAGATTGGGCAGCTCTATTACCATTATTA CTTGCGCACTTCAGAAACCAGCTATCTGAATGAAGCTTTCTCCTTCTATTCAGCAATTAGGCAGAGGTCATACTACTCCCAAGTCAACAAAGAAGACAG GCCTGAATTAGTGGTTAAGAAGCTGCGTTACTATGCAAGGTTTATAGTGGTTTGTCTCTTGCTCAACAAAATGGATGTTGTAAAGGACCTTGTAAAG GAGCTGTCAGATGAGATTGAAGACTACACTCATCGTTTTAATACTGAAGATCAGGTGGAGTGGAACCTGGTTCTTCAGGAAGTGGCAGCATTTATTGAG gCAGACCCTGTCATGGTTTTAAATGATGACAACACCATTGTAATCACCTCTAACAGGCTTTCTGAAACAGGAGCTCCGTTGCTAGAGCAAGGAATGATAGTGGGACAGCTTGCTCTTGCAGATGCGCTGATTATTGGGAACTGCAACAACCAG GTCAAGTTCAGTGAATTAACAATTGATATGTTCCGAATGCTACAAGCACTTGAAAGGGAACCAATGAATTTAGCATCACAAATGAACAAACCTGGAATGCAG GAATCAACAGAGAAACCAGCCAGGCGGGAAAACCCCCATAAATATCTACTTTATAAACCAACTTTTAGCCAGCTGTATACATTTTTAGCAGCATCATTTAAG GAGCTGCCTGCAAACAGTGTACTGCTGATTTACTTGTCTGCCACGGGCGTGTTTCCATCAGGTCGTTCGGATAGTGAAG GTCCGTATGATTTTGGTGGTGTTCTGACAAATAGTAACCGGGACATTATAAATGGGGACGCTATCCACAAGCGAAACCAGTCTTACAAGGAGATGCACTG CCTTCACCCTGGAGATCTCTACCCTTTCACAAGAAAGCCCCTGTTTATCATCGTGGACTCTTCAAACAGTGTCGCCTATAAG AATTTCACAAACTTATTTGGACAACCATTGGTGTGCTTGCTTTCTCCAACAGCATATCCAAAAGCGTTACAAG atcagtCTCAGCGGGGTAGCCTCTTCACACTCTTTCTGAACAATCCTTTAATGGCATTCCTATTTGTCTCTGGATTATCAAGCATGCGCAGAGGATTGTGGGAGAAGTGTCAAGATTACCTTAGAAAAATCAACCGAGATATTGCCCAGCTGCTGACCCACTCCCGATCCATAG ATCAGTCCTTTCTTCAATTTTTTGGGGATGAATTTCTTCGCTTGCTTCTAACAAGATTTATCTTCTGTTCGGCTACTATGAGGATGCACAAAATTTTCCGG CAGGAGACTCGAAATTATCCCGAATCTTATCCTCAGCTGCCAAGAGATGAGACGGTGGAGAACCCTCACCTCCAAAAGCACATTTTGGAGCTGGCTTCCATACTGGATGTCAGGAATGTTTTCCTGGAAAACACCCTCGATGACTATTAA
- the SCAI gene encoding protein SCAI isoform X4: MSSGGAEDDIPQAERKTVTDFCYLLDKSKQLFNGLRDLPQYGQKQWQSYFGRTFDVYTKLWKFQQQHRQVLDNRYGLKRWQIGEIASKIGQLYYHYYLRTSETSYLNEAFSFYSAIRQRSYYSQVNKEDRPELVVKKLRYYARFIVVCLLLNKMDVVKDLVKELSDEIEDYTHRFNTEDQVEWNLVLQEVAAFIEADPVMVLNDDNTIVITSNRLSETGAPLLEQGMIVGQLALADALIIGNCNNQVKFSELTIDMFRMLQALEREPMNLASQMNKPGMQESTEKPARRENPHKYLLYKPTFSQLYTFLAASFKELPANSVLLIYLSATGVFPSGRSDSEGPYDFGGVLTNSNRDIINGDAIHKRNQSYKEMHCLHPGDLYPFTRKPLFIIVDSSNSVAYKNFTNLFGQPLVCLLSPTAYPKALQDQSQRGSLFTLFLNNPLMAFLFVSGLSSMRRGLWEKCQDYLRKINRDIAQLLTHSRSIDQSFLQFFGDEFLRLLLTRFIFCSATMRMHKIFRQETRNYPESYPQLPRDETVENPHLQKHILELASILDVRNVFLENTLDDY, translated from the exons GGATTTACCTCAATATGGGCAAAAGCAGTGGCAGTCCTATTTTGGGCGAACATTTGACGTTTACACCAAACTCTGGAAGTTTCAACAGCAACATCG ACAAGTATTGGACAATCGGTATGGGTTGAAGCGGTGGCAAATTGGGGAAATTGCTTCCAAGATTGGGCAGCTCTATTACCATTATTA CTTGCGCACTTCAGAAACCAGCTATCTGAATGAAGCTTTCTCCTTCTATTCAGCAATTAGGCAGAGGTCATACTACTCCCAAGTCAACAAAGAAGACAG GCCTGAATTAGTGGTTAAGAAGCTGCGTTACTATGCAAGGTTTATAGTGGTTTGTCTCTTGCTCAACAAAATGGATGTTGTAAAGGACCTTGTAAAG GAGCTGTCAGATGAGATTGAAGACTACACTCATCGTTTTAATACTGAAGATCAGGTGGAGTGGAACCTGGTTCTTCAGGAAGTGGCAGCATTTATTGAG gCAGACCCTGTCATGGTTTTAAATGATGACAACACCATTGTAATCACCTCTAACAGGCTTTCTGAAACAGGAGCTCCGTTGCTAGAGCAAGGAATGATAGTGGGACAGCTTGCTCTTGCAGATGCGCTGATTATTGGGAACTGCAACAACCAG GTCAAGTTCAGTGAATTAACAATTGATATGTTCCGAATGCTACAAGCACTTGAAAGGGAACCAATGAATTTAGCATCACAAATGAACAAACCTGGAATGCAG GAATCAACAGAGAAACCAGCCAGGCGGGAAAACCCCCATAAATATCTACTTTATAAACCAACTTTTAGCCAGCTGTATACATTTTTAGCAGCATCATTTAAG GAGCTGCCTGCAAACAGTGTACTGCTGATTTACTTGTCTGCCACGGGCGTGTTTCCATCAGGTCGTTCGGATAGTGAAG GTCCGTATGATTTTGGTGGTGTTCTGACAAATAGTAACCGGGACATTATAAATGGGGACGCTATCCACAAGCGAAACCAGTCTTACAAGGAGATGCACTG CCTTCACCCTGGAGATCTCTACCCTTTCACAAGAAAGCCCCTGTTTATCATCGTGGACTCTTCAAACAGTGTCGCCTATAAG AATTTCACAAACTTATTTGGACAACCATTGGTGTGCTTGCTTTCTCCAACAGCATATCCAAAAGCGTTACAAG atcagtCTCAGCGGGGTAGCCTCTTCACACTCTTTCTGAACAATCCTTTAATGGCATTCCTATTTGTCTCTGGATTATCAAGCATGCGCAGAGGATTGTGGGAGAAGTGTCAAGATTACCTTAGAAAAATCAACCGAGATATTGCCCAGCTGCTGACCCACTCCCGATCCATAG ATCAGTCCTTTCTTCAATTTTTTGGGGATGAATTTCTTCGCTTGCTTCTAACAAGATTTATCTTCTGTTCGGCTACTATGAGGATGCACAAAATTTTCCGG CAGGAGACTCGAAATTATCCCGAATCTTATCCTCAGCTGCCAAGAGATGAGACGGTGGAGAACCCTCACCTCCAAAAGCACATTTTGGAGCTGGCTTCCATACTGGATGTCAGGAATGTTTTCCTGGAAAACACCCTCGATGACTATTAA